Proteins from a genomic interval of Nocardioides jishulii:
- a CDS encoding HRDC domain-containing protein: MTSDDATGTEPTEPVPTGEETEGETAPPPPPVPLLTLSGGIPDVVDTPSRLEEACAALAAATGPIALDAERASGYRYSQRAYLIQLRRGDSGTWLIDPIAFNSDLPTLAEAMGDAEWILHAATQDLPCLREVGLEPTTIFDTELAGRLLGMPRVGLATLVEEVVGLRMRKEHSAADWSKRPLPTPWLEYAALDVEVLAELRDHMQSELVKAGKWEWAQQEFTHLLDFQPTVRVDAWRRTAGLHKLRGRRALAVARALWETRDEIARTRDVTPGRVVPDAALVAAAAAMPANRNALLATRGFNGRGAERYANRWMDAIATAMQIPEEELPPRTLRGDGPPPVKAWADRDPVADRRYKVARDATLSIAAEHHLPVENLITPDHVRRAMWTPPATRDPQLLAQQLRRQLSGYGARRWQVDLVLDALVEATVLADQEPPVVPDGPDDESTEA; encoded by the coding sequence ATGACTTCTGACGACGCGACAGGCACCGAGCCGACGGAGCCGGTCCCGACGGGCGAGGAGACCGAGGGCGAGACCGCCCCTCCCCCGCCCCCCGTACCCCTGCTCACGCTGAGCGGCGGCATCCCGGACGTCGTCGACACCCCCTCGCGCCTGGAGGAGGCCTGCGCTGCCCTGGCGGCGGCCACCGGCCCCATCGCCCTGGACGCCGAGCGCGCCTCCGGCTACCGCTACTCGCAGCGGGCCTACCTGATCCAGCTGCGGCGCGGCGACTCCGGCACGTGGCTGATCGACCCCATCGCCTTCAACTCCGACCTGCCGACGCTGGCCGAGGCCATGGGCGACGCCGAGTGGATCCTGCACGCGGCGACCCAGGACCTGCCGTGCCTGCGCGAGGTCGGCCTGGAGCCCACCACGATCTTCGACACCGAGCTCGCCGGTCGCCTGCTCGGCATGCCCCGGGTCGGCCTCGCCACCCTGGTCGAGGAGGTCGTGGGCCTGCGGATGCGCAAGGAGCACTCCGCCGCCGACTGGTCGAAGCGTCCGCTGCCGACTCCGTGGCTGGAGTACGCCGCCCTCGACGTCGAGGTGCTCGCCGAGCTGCGCGACCACATGCAGTCCGAGCTCGTGAAGGCCGGCAAGTGGGAGTGGGCCCAGCAGGAGTTCACGCACCTGCTGGACTTCCAGCCCACCGTCCGGGTCGACGCGTGGCGGCGTACGGCGGGCCTGCACAAGTTGCGCGGACGCCGTGCCCTCGCGGTGGCCCGGGCCCTGTGGGAGACGCGTGACGAGATCGCCCGCACCCGCGACGTGACGCCCGGCCGGGTGGTCCCCGACGCCGCGCTGGTCGCCGCGGCGGCCGCGATGCCGGCCAACCGCAACGCCCTGCTGGCCACCCGCGGCTTCAACGGACGCGGCGCCGAGCGCTACGCCAACCGCTGGATGGACGCGATCGCGACAGCGATGCAGATCCCGGAGGAGGAGCTGCCCCCGCGCACCCTGCGGGGCGACGGCCCCCCGCCCGTCAAGGCGTGGGCCGACCGCGACCCGGTCGCCGACCGCCGCTACAAGGTGGCCCGCGACGCGACGCTCTCCATTGCCGCCGAGCACCACCTGCCGGTCGAGAACCTGATCACGCCCGACCACGTACGCCGCGCGATGTGGACGCCGCCCGCTACCCGCGACCCGCAGCTGCTGGCGCAGCAGCTGCGCCGGCAGCTCAGCGGCTACGGCGCGCGGCGCTGGCAGGTCGACCTCGTCCTCGACGCACTCGTCGAGGCGACGGTGCTCGCCGACCAGGAGCCGCCGGTCGTCCCCGACGGGCCGGACGACGAGTCGACCGAGGCCTGA
- a CDS encoding DUF3000 domain-containing protein yields MVAYSETRRGHGAEEPPAAFLRALDQVRAATMRVEVAVEEMPAPQRIAPWATAITADVEVEEDEVGTGRLILLHDPQGNDTWQGTFRLVAYSRAEIDPELAIDPLLGEVGWTWLTDALTAHGATWRAASGTVTRVATEAFGGMVDEPTTAQLEIRASWTPDIDEDQTSLRAHVEAWGELLCTAVGLPPVPEGVAAFPQRRGQRSNTTP; encoded by the coding sequence ATGGTCGCGTACTCGGAGACCCGCCGTGGGCACGGGGCGGAGGAACCCCCTGCCGCGTTCCTCAGGGCGCTGGACCAGGTGCGGGCGGCGACGATGCGCGTCGAGGTCGCCGTCGAGGAGATGCCCGCCCCGCAGCGCATCGCACCGTGGGCCACGGCGATCACCGCCGACGTCGAGGTCGAGGAGGACGAGGTCGGCACCGGCCGCCTGATCCTGCTGCACGACCCGCAGGGCAACGACACCTGGCAGGGCACCTTCCGGCTCGTCGCCTACTCCCGTGCCGAGATCGACCCCGAGCTCGCCATCGACCCGCTCCTCGGAGAGGTCGGCTGGACCTGGCTGACCGACGCCCTCACAGCTCACGGAGCGACGTGGCGTGCCGCCTCCGGCACCGTCACCCGCGTGGCCACCGAGGCCTTCGGCGGGATGGTCGACGAGCCGACGACGGCACAGCTCGAGATCCGCGCCTCCTGGACCCCTGACATCGACGAGGACCAGACCTCGCTGCGCGCCCACGTCGAGGCATGGGGTGAACTTCTCTGTACGGCAGTCGGCCTCCCGCCGGTGCCCGAAGGCGTCGCCGCCTTCCCCCAACGACGTGGACAGCGGAGCAACACGACCCCATGA
- the hemE gene encoding uroporphyrinogen decarboxylase, with protein MSPSPAAADSVLLAAARGEAVSHTPVWYMRQAGRSLPEYLKVREGVGMLESCMDPDLVVEITMQPVRRYGVDAAIFFSDIVLPLKAVGVDLDIKAGVGPVVAEPVRTLADVERIPDLTPDHVPFITQAVQGLVGELGATPLIGFAGAPFTVASYLVEGGPSKDHAKTKAMMLGAPEVWDALMRKIAQIASAYLKVQVDAGASAVQLFDSWAGALTPQDYAEHVMPHSSRVLAEAGELGVPRIHFGVGTTNLLSLMGEAGADVVGVDWRTPLERGIELVGDRAVQGNLDPTLVFAPTDVMLARAGQVIEAGRAARGHIFNLGHGVIPSTDPDQLKRLTEFVQSYPLG; from the coding sequence GTGAGCCCGTCCCCCGCCGCCGCTGACAGTGTCCTCCTCGCCGCCGCGCGCGGAGAGGCGGTGAGCCACACGCCGGTCTGGTACATGCGTCAGGCGGGCCGCTCGCTGCCCGAGTACCTCAAGGTGCGCGAAGGCGTCGGCATGCTCGAGTCGTGCATGGACCCTGACCTCGTCGTCGAGATCACCATGCAGCCCGTCCGCCGCTACGGCGTCGACGCGGCGATCTTCTTCTCCGACATCGTGCTGCCGCTCAAGGCGGTCGGCGTCGACCTCGACATCAAGGCGGGCGTCGGCCCGGTCGTCGCCGAGCCGGTGCGCACCCTCGCCGACGTCGAGAGGATCCCCGACCTCACCCCCGACCACGTCCCCTTCATCACCCAGGCCGTGCAGGGCCTCGTCGGTGAGCTCGGCGCCACTCCGCTGATCGGCTTCGCCGGAGCGCCCTTCACCGTCGCGTCCTACCTCGTCGAGGGCGGTCCCTCGAAGGACCACGCGAAGACCAAGGCCATGATGCTCGGCGCCCCCGAGGTGTGGGACGCGTTGATGCGCAAGATCGCCCAGATCGCCTCGGCCTACCTCAAGGTGCAGGTCGACGCCGGCGCTTCTGCGGTCCAGCTCTTCGACTCGTGGGCGGGCGCGCTGACCCCGCAGGACTACGCCGAGCACGTCATGCCGCACTCCTCGCGCGTGCTGGCCGAGGCCGGCGAGCTGGGCGTGCCGCGCATCCACTTCGGCGTCGGCACCACCAACCTGCTCTCCCTGATGGGCGAGGCCGGCGCCGACGTCGTCGGTGTCGACTGGCGTACGCCGCTCGAGCGCGGCATCGAGCTCGTCGGCGACCGCGCCGTGCAGGGCAACCTCGACCCCACGCTGGTCTTCGCTCCGACCGACGTGATGCTGGCGCGCGCCGGCCAGGTGATCGAGGCCGGACGGGCCGCCAGGGGCCACATCTTCAACCTCGGCCACGGCGTCATCCCCAGCACCGACCCCGACCAGCTGAAGAGGCTGACGGAGTTCGTGCAGTCCTACCCGTTGGGCTGA
- a CDS encoding LysR family transcriptional regulator: MRLEQLEYVVAVTRYGSLRKASEHLHVSQPALSEAVGKLERELGLPLLDRRRTGSRISRAGRELLPHMVDVLESVDRLRTAAGDQGVTGRVLRIGTVNGATSTVLVPAIKALRAHQPETSVEVLPLQQHEIHGGLLDGGLDLGLVNLLADDAVPTDLTSTVLLHGRPVAVLPPSHALTQHDALTADQLRTERFILMRSGYLMHRVANRLFGSDLPQQAHSTDGADLGKLMVADGLGITLLPDFSVVGDPLHTAGLVTTRPLRGDRTAVRLVLQHRHHQLSAPVRDLVLCLQAEASRGARATTQASQPASTQPNG; the protein is encoded by the coding sequence GTGCGTCTCGAACAGCTCGAGTACGTCGTCGCCGTGACCCGCTACGGGTCCTTGCGCAAGGCCAGCGAGCACCTGCACGTCTCCCAGCCCGCCCTCAGCGAGGCCGTCGGCAAGCTCGAGCGCGAGCTCGGGCTGCCCCTGCTCGACCGCCGCCGCACCGGCAGCCGGATCAGCCGTGCCGGGCGCGAGCTGCTGCCGCACATGGTCGACGTCCTGGAGTCGGTGGACCGGCTGCGTACGGCGGCTGGCGACCAGGGTGTCACCGGCAGGGTGCTGCGCATCGGCACCGTCAACGGAGCCACCTCGACCGTGCTGGTGCCGGCGATCAAGGCGCTCCGCGCCCACCAGCCCGAGACCAGCGTCGAGGTGCTGCCGCTGCAGCAGCACGAGATCCACGGCGGCCTCCTCGACGGCGGCCTCGACCTCGGCCTGGTCAACCTGCTCGCCGACGACGCGGTACCGACGGACCTCACCTCGACGGTGCTGCTCCACGGCCGCCCTGTCGCCGTGCTCCCGCCCAGCCACGCACTCACGCAGCACGACGCGCTCACCGCCGACCAGCTGCGGACCGAGCGGTTCATCCTGATGCGCAGCGGCTACCTGATGCACCGGGTGGCCAACCGCCTCTTCGGCAGCGACCTGCCCCAGCAGGCGCACAGCACCGACGGGGCCGACCTCGGCAAGCTCATGGTCGCCGACGGCCTGGGCATCACCCTGCTGCCCGACTTCAGCGTCGTGGGCGACCCGCTGCACACCGCGGGGCTGGTCACCACGCGGCCGCTGCGGGGCGACCGCACGGCCGTACGCCTGGTGCTGCAGCACCGCCACCACCAGCTGTCCGCGCCGGTGCGCGACCTCGTGCTCTGCCTGCAGGCCGAGGCCAGCAGGGGCGCCCGAGCGACGACCCAGGCGTCACAGCCCGCGTCGACTCAGCCCAACGGGTAG
- the sfnG gene encoding dimethylsulfone monooxygenase SfnG, giving the protein MTSTERPPLQFAYWVPNVSGGLVVSNVEQRTDWSYDYNVKLARTAEANGFDYALTQVRYLASYSAADQHESTSFSLALLAATERLKVIAAVHPGMWQPGVLAKFLTTADHISGGRAAVNVVSGWLKNEFTQLGEPWLEHGERYRRAEEFIQYLRAIWTSDSAEFNGDFYRLHDFNMRPKPLDLPGRSHPEVFMGGNSTAARGMGGRVADWYFMNGSSPEGAQEQIDEVSAHAAAAGRAVKFGINGFMIARDTEAEAHQVLQDIIDGADREAVESFGDAVKQAGASTADKKGMWADATFDDMVQYNEGFRTGLVGTPEQVARRLLEYRRRGVDLMLCGFLHFQEEVEYFGREVLPVYRELEASELAVAS; this is encoded by the coding sequence ATGACCAGCACCGAGCGCCCGCCGCTCCAGTTCGCCTACTGGGTCCCCAACGTCAGTGGTGGCCTGGTCGTCAGCAACGTCGAGCAGCGCACCGACTGGAGCTACGACTACAACGTGAAGCTCGCCCGGACGGCGGAGGCGAACGGTTTCGACTACGCGCTGACCCAGGTCCGCTACCTCGCGTCGTACAGCGCTGCGGACCAGCACGAGTCGACCTCCTTCTCGCTGGCCCTGCTGGCCGCCACCGAGCGCCTGAAGGTGATCGCCGCGGTCCATCCCGGCATGTGGCAGCCCGGCGTGCTGGCCAAGTTCCTCACCACCGCCGACCACATCTCCGGCGGTCGCGCCGCCGTCAACGTCGTCAGTGGCTGGCTCAAGAACGAGTTCACCCAGCTGGGCGAGCCGTGGCTCGAGCACGGCGAGCGCTACCGTCGTGCCGAGGAGTTCATCCAGTACCTGCGGGCGATCTGGACCTCGGACTCCGCCGAGTTCAACGGCGACTTCTACCGTCTCCACGACTTCAACATGCGGCCCAAGCCGCTCGACCTGCCCGGCCGCTCGCACCCGGAGGTCTTCATGGGGGGCAACTCCACCGCCGCTCGGGGCATGGGCGGCCGCGTGGCCGACTGGTACTTCATGAACGGCAGCAGCCCCGAGGGTGCCCAGGAGCAGATCGACGAGGTCAGCGCCCACGCGGCGGCCGCCGGTCGCGCCGTGAAGTTCGGCATCAACGGCTTCATGATCGCCCGCGACACCGAGGCCGAGGCCCACCAGGTGCTGCAGGACATCATCGACGGCGCCGACCGCGAGGCCGTCGAGAGCTTCGGCGACGCCGTCAAGCAGGCCGGGGCCTCCACGGCCGACAAGAAGGGCATGTGGGCCGACGCCACCTTCGACGACATGGTCCAGTACAACGAGGGCTTCCGCACCGGCCTGGTCGGTACGCCCGAGCAGGTCGCGCGCCGCCTGCTGGAGTACCGCCGCCGCGGCGTCGACCTGATGCTCTGCGGCTTCCTGCACTTCCAGGAGGAGGTCGAGTACTTCGGCCGCGAGGTGCTCCCGGTCTACCGCGAGCTCGAGGCCAGCGAGCTGGCGGTGGCCTCGTGA
- a CDS encoding SfnB family sulfur acquisition oxidoreductase, which produces MTQQLTVTEGRVPVLDPASARAEAARLRDRFAEGASERDAQRILPHEQVRELAASGLLAITVPAAHGGADLPVEVVADVIRLISQGDPNLGQIPQSHFAYVNSLRLSAAPAQQAFFFGEVLAGKMFGNAQSELGTKHVRDYRATLLPAGEGEWVLNADKGYCTGALFADWIPVLAHLDVDGPLHVAWVERHTEGVTVVDDWDGVGQRTTASGGVRLVDVTVTEDLLTPFHATFDGRPQTYGSFAQTLHAAIDAGIARAAVTEAAAFVTTTSRPYPDAGVDRHADDPLVVHAFGELEVAVRGAEALLAEAARAVDRANADLTAETAGAASLALAAARAATTRASVEAASRLFELAGTRSALGRLNLDRHWRNARTHTLHDPAAWKIQHLGRHVLDGVLPPSHGQI; this is translated from the coding sequence GTGACGCAGCAGCTCACCGTGACCGAGGGCAGGGTCCCGGTCCTGGACCCGGCGTCCGCCCGCGCCGAGGCTGCGCGCCTGCGTGACCGGTTCGCCGAGGGCGCCTCCGAGCGCGACGCCCAGCGGATCCTGCCCCACGAGCAGGTGCGTGAGCTGGCAGCCTCCGGCCTGCTGGCCATCACCGTGCCGGCGGCCCACGGCGGTGCGGACCTGCCGGTCGAGGTCGTGGCGGACGTGATCCGGCTGATCTCACAGGGCGACCCCAACCTGGGTCAGATCCCGCAGAGCCACTTCGCCTACGTCAACTCGCTGCGGCTGTCGGCCGCGCCCGCGCAGCAGGCGTTCTTCTTCGGCGAGGTGCTCGCCGGGAAGATGTTCGGCAACGCCCAGTCCGAGCTCGGCACCAAGCACGTGCGCGACTACCGCGCCACGCTGCTGCCGGCGGGCGAGGGGGAGTGGGTGCTCAACGCCGACAAGGGCTACTGCACCGGAGCGCTCTTCGCCGACTGGATCCCGGTCCTGGCCCACCTCGACGTCGACGGCCCCCTGCACGTGGCCTGGGTCGAGCGACACACCGAGGGTGTCACCGTCGTCGACGACTGGGACGGCGTCGGCCAGCGCACGACGGCGAGTGGCGGCGTACGCCTGGTCGACGTCACCGTGACCGAGGACCTGCTCACCCCGTTCCACGCGACCTTCGACGGCCGTCCGCAGACCTACGGTTCCTTCGCCCAGACACTGCACGCTGCCATCGACGCGGGCATCGCCCGCGCCGCGGTGACCGAGGCGGCTGCCTTCGTCACGACCACGTCGCGCCCCTATCCCGACGCGGGCGTCGATCGCCACGCCGACGACCCGCTGGTCGTGCACGCGTTCGGCGAGCTCGAGGTGGCCGTACGCGGTGCCGAGGCCCTGCTGGCCGAGGCTGCGCGCGCCGTCGACCGGGCCAACGCCGACCTGACCGCCGAGACGGCAGGAGCGGCCAGCCTCGCCCTGGCGGCGGCACGCGCCGCGACCACCCGGGCGAGCGTGGAGGCAGCCAGCCGGCTCTTCGAGCTGGCGGGCACCCGCTCCGCCCTGGGGCGGCTCAACCTTGACCGCCACTGGCGCAACGCCCGCACCCACACCCTGCACGACCCGGCGGCCTGGA